A genomic region of Vitis vinifera cultivar Pinot Noir 40024 chromosome 7, ASM3070453v1 contains the following coding sequences:
- the LOC100252818 gene encoding protein SULFUR DEFICIENCY-INDUCED 1 produces MEESSRRKSSRKGDKDPFCVLHKLPSGDTPYVRAKHAQLVEKDPEVAIVLFWKAINAGDRVDSALKDMAVVMKQLDRTEEAIEAIKSFRSLCSKQAQESLDNVLIDLYKKCGRIDEQIDLLKQKLRLIYQGEAFNGKPTKTARSHGKKFQVSIKQETSRILGNLGWAYMQKSNYMAAEVVYKKAQMIDPDANKACNLALCLIKQARNSEARSILNEVLQGNIPGSEDCKAQNRAQELMVEVEPRWLPPSTKMKIARFDLEDDLIDGLEKLLNEWAPSRTKRLPIFEEISSYRNQLAC; encoded by the exons atggaagaaagctCAAGAAGGAAGAGCTCAAGAAAAGGAGACAAGGACCCTTTTTGTGTACTTCATAAGCTTCCTTCTGGCGATACTCCTTATGTTCGAGCCAAACATGCTCAG CTGGTTGAGAAGGATCCTGAAGTAGCTATAGTATTGTTTTGGAAGGCAATAAATGCAGGAGATAGAGTAGATAGTGCGCTTAAGGACATGGCAGTAGTGATGAAACAGCTAGATCGAACTGAAGAGGCCATTGAAGCCATCAAGTCTTTTAGAAGCCTTTGCTCCAAACAGGCACAAGAATCACTGGATAACGTCCTCATTGACTTATACAAG AAATGCGGGAGAATAGATGAACAAATTGATTTGCTAAAGCAGAAGCTGAGGTTGATATACCAAGGAGAGGCCTTCAATGGAAAACCCACCAAGACTGCTCGCTCCCATGGCAAGAAGTTCCAAGTTTCTATTAAACAAGAAACTTCTAGAATACTA GGTAATTTGGGTTGGGCCTACATGCAAAAATCCAACTATATGGCAGCTGAGGTGGTGTATAAGAAAGCCCAAATGATAGATCCGGATGCGAACAAGGCTTGTAACTTGGCCCTTTGCCTCATCAAGCAGGCCCGAAACAGCGAGGCCCGTTCGATTCTCAATGAAGTATTGCAAGGTAACATTCCAGGCTCCGAAGATTGCAAGGCCCAAAATCGAGCCCAAGAATTGATGGTAGAGGTAGAGCCTAGGTGGCTACCGCCATCGACGAAGATGAAGATTGCAAGATTTGATCTTGAGGATGATCTTATTGATGGGCTTGAGAAGTTATTGAATGAATGGGCTCCATCTAGAACAAAGAGGCTTCCAATCTTTGAAGAGATATCTTCATATAGAAACCAATTAGCATGCTAA